CTTCGCAGAAAGTGCCGCCGATCTCCCGGGCGACTTCGGCGCCCTTGTCCTTTTGCAGGTCGAAGATCGCGACCCTGACGCCCTTCGCCGCGAGCGCGCGCGCCGTCGCCTCGCCCAGGCCCGACGCACCGCCAGTTACGACTGCGGCGATCGTTGAATCGAGTTGCATATTCCCCTCCCGAACCTGCTTCAGAGCGCTTCGACGATGGTGACGTTGGCGATGCCGCCACCTTCGCACATCGTCTGCAATCCGTATTTCTTGCCGCGCTTGCGCAATGCGTGGATCAGGGTCGCCATCAGCTTGGTCCCGCTCGCGCCGAGCGGATGGCCGAGCGCGATCGCGCCACCGTTGACGTTGAGCCGGTCCGGGTCTGCGTCGGTATGTTTGAGCCAGGCGAGCGGCACCGGTGCGAAGGCTTCGTTGACTTCGAACAGATCGATATCGTCGATGGCGAGCCCGGCGCGCTTGAGCGCCTTGTCGGTCGCGAACAGCGGCTCCTCGAGCATGATCACCGGATCGCCCGCCGTCACGGTGAGGTTGTGAATGCGCCCGATCGGCGTCAGCCCATGTTGCTTGAGCGCGGCTTCGGACACGATCAGCACGCCCGAAGATCCGTCGCAAATCTGGCTGGCATTGGCGGCGGTGATCACGCCGTCGGGGGCGAGCAGCTTGACCGACTGGATTCCTTCCAACGTCGCGTCGAATCGGATGCCTTCGTCGACAGTATGGAGCTGAGTCCCCTCGGGCGTTTCGATTTCGAGGCCGATGATTTCCTCGCCAAA
This genomic interval from Sphingosinithalassobacter tenebrarum contains the following:
- a CDS encoding acetyl-CoA C-acetyltransferase, translating into MAAPTAYIVDAVRTAGGKRGGKLAGWHPTDMGGAVLDALVDRTGIDPAAVDDVIMGCVSQGGEQALHVGRNAVLSSKLPASVPAVTIDRQCGSSQQAMQFAAQAVMSGTQDVVIAAGVESMTRVPMGSTVAFYAEKGMGTPKSPRQEERYPGIQFSQFIGAELIARKHGFSKDQLDQFALESHRRGAAATERGDFGEEIIGLEIETPEGTQLHTVDEGIRFDATLEGIQSVKLLAPDGVITAANASQICDGSSGVLIVSEAALKQHGLTPIGRIHNLTVTAGDPVIMLEEPLFATDKALKRAGLAIDDIDLFEVNEAFAPVPLAWLKHTDADPDRLNVNGGAIALGHPLGASGTKLMATLIHALRKRGKKYGLQTMCEGGGIANVTIVEAL